A genomic segment from Deinococcus humi encodes:
- a CDS encoding response regulator, translating into MSAAPFHLLLVEDELADALLFQDMLAEQDQDITVHHVQNGQEALDHLAHPDRASRPHLIVLDLNMPIMNGHEFLERVKTLPEVRSIPVLVLSTSEHPSDIHRAYDQQVSGYVVKPGNYQEYMHVLETIRAYWRGLVRLPSLEEVLRGRVGS; encoded by the coding sequence ATGAGTGCTGCGCCCTTTCACCTGCTGCTTGTCGAGGACGAGCTGGCCGACGCCCTCCTCTTCCAGGATATGCTGGCCGAACAGGACCAGGACATCACAGTTCATCACGTTCAAAACGGACAGGAAGCCCTTGATCATCTCGCCCACCCGGACCGGGCTTCGCGCCCCCATCTGATCGTGCTGGACCTCAACATGCCCATCATGAACGGCCATGAGTTCCTGGAACGGGTCAAGACCCTGCCCGAGGTGCGCTCCATCCCGGTGCTGGTGCTGTCCACCTCTGAACACCCCAGCGACATCCACCGCGCCTACGATCAGCAGGTCAGCGGCTATGTGGTCAAACCGGGCAACTACCAGGAATACATGCACGTGCTGGAAACCATCCGGGCCTACTGGCGTGGACTGGTCCGTCTGCCCAGCCTCGAAGAGGTGCTGCGGGGCCGCGTCGGCTCCTGA
- a CDS encoding PaaI family thioesterase, translating into MPESTLLPTLPPQAVQAVQAALHAIPMNATVGVTITDVGVGWATGKCADTPAFHNHLGTIHAGAQFLLAEATSGAAFAGAFAAQIAGGVPLIERLDTHYVGRARGGLSATAQARAEELPAALETYARDGKARLTVDVTVRDGEDKAVMRAVAHWYLRSMATIRGN; encoded by the coding sequence ATGCCCGAATCCACGCTCCTTCCCACTCTGCCCCCGCAAGCTGTACAGGCTGTTCAGGCCGCGTTGCACGCTATTCCCATGAACGCCACTGTGGGCGTGACCATCACCGACGTCGGCGTGGGCTGGGCCACGGGCAAGTGTGCCGATACGCCCGCCTTTCACAACCATCTGGGGACCATCCACGCTGGAGCGCAGTTCTTGCTGGCCGAGGCGACGAGCGGAGCCGCTTTCGCTGGAGCCTTTGCGGCCCAGATCGCCGGGGGTGTTCCACTGATCGAGCGGTTGGACACACATTACGTGGGCCGCGCCCGCGGTGGCCTGAGCGCCACGGCACAGGCGCGGGCCGAGGAACTCCCCGCCGCACTGGAAACCTATGCCCGGGACGGTAAGGCCCGGCTGACCGTCGATGTCACCGTCCGTGACGGCGAGGACAAGGCAGTGATGCGGGCGGTGGCGCACTGGTATCTGCGCTCCATGGCCACCATCCGGGGGAATTGA